From a region of the Streptomyces tirandamycinicus genome:
- the guaA gene encoding glutamine-hydrolyzing GMP synthase — MSSASPAAAPDVTNPDTTPDVVLVVDFGAQYAQLIARRVREARVYSEIVPSTMPVQEMLARRPAAIILSGGPSSVYAEGAPRLDRALFEAGVPVFGMCYGFQLMAQTLGGTVDNSGAREYGRTDLHVSKAGSTLFEGTPAEQQVWMSHGDACSAAPEGFTVTASTAVVPVAAFENDEKKLYGVQHHPEVMHSTYGQQVLEHFLYRGAGIEPTWTTGNVIEEQVAAIREQVGDKRAICGLSGGVDSAVAAALVQKAIGSQLTCVYVDHGLMRKGETEQVEKDFVAATGVSLKVVDAEQRFLDALAGISDPEEKRKIIGREFIRVFEQAQAEIVAEAGEHGEQPVQFLVQGTLYPDVVESGGGTGTANIKSHHNVGGLPEDLEFELIEPLRKLFKDEVRMVGQELGLPEEIVQRQPFPGPGLGIRIVGEVTKERLDLLREADAIAREELTAAGLDRDIWQCPVVLLADVRSVGVQGDGRTYGHPIVLRPVSSEDAMTADWTRMPYDVLAKISTRITNEVADVNRVVLDVTSKPPGTIEWE; from the coding sequence GTGTCATCAGCGTCCCCCGCTGCCGCGCCCGACGTCACCAACCCGGACACGACTCCGGACGTGGTCCTCGTTGTCGACTTCGGCGCGCAGTACGCCCAGCTCATCGCCCGCCGCGTCCGTGAGGCGCGGGTCTACAGCGAGATCGTCCCGTCCACCATGCCGGTGCAGGAGATGCTGGCCAGGAGGCCCGCGGCGATCATCCTCTCCGGCGGCCCGTCCTCCGTGTACGCGGAGGGTGCTCCGCGCCTGGATCGCGCGCTCTTCGAGGCCGGCGTCCCCGTGTTCGGCATGTGCTACGGGTTCCAGCTGATGGCGCAGACGCTCGGCGGCACCGTCGACAACTCCGGCGCCCGTGAGTACGGCCGCACCGACCTGCACGTCAGCAAGGCCGGTTCCACCCTCTTCGAGGGCACCCCGGCCGAGCAGCAGGTCTGGATGTCGCACGGCGACGCCTGCTCCGCCGCCCCCGAGGGCTTCACCGTCACGGCCTCCACGGCCGTCGTGCCCGTGGCCGCGTTCGAGAACGACGAGAAGAAGCTCTACGGCGTCCAGCACCACCCCGAGGTGATGCACTCCACCTACGGCCAGCAGGTGCTGGAGCACTTCCTCTACCGCGGTGCCGGCATCGAGCCGACCTGGACGACCGGCAATGTCATCGAGGAGCAGGTCGCCGCGATCCGCGAGCAGGTCGGCGACAAGCGCGCCATCTGCGGTCTGTCCGGCGGCGTCGACTCCGCCGTCGCGGCCGCGCTGGTGCAGAAGGCCATCGGCTCCCAGCTGACCTGCGTCTACGTCGACCACGGTCTGATGCGCAAGGGCGAGACCGAGCAGGTCGAGAAGGACTTCGTCGCCGCGACCGGCGTCTCGCTGAAGGTCGTCGACGCCGAGCAGCGCTTCCTCGACGCGCTCGCCGGGATCTCCGACCCCGAGGAGAAGCGGAAGATCATCGGCCGGGAGTTCATCCGGGTCTTCGAGCAGGCGCAGGCCGAGATCGTCGCCGAGGCGGGTGAACACGGCGAGCAGCCGGTGCAGTTCCTCGTCCAGGGCACCCTCTACCCGGACGTGGTGGAGTCCGGCGGCGGTACGGGCACCGCGAACATCAAGTCGCACCACAACGTCGGCGGCCTGCCCGAGGACCTCGAGTTCGAGCTGATCGAGCCGCTGCGGAAGCTGTTCAAGGACGAGGTCCGGATGGTCGGCCAGGAGCTGGGCCTGCCGGAGGAGATCGTCCAGCGCCAGCCCTTCCCGGGCCCGGGCCTCGGCATCCGTATCGTCGGCGAGGTCACCAAGGAGCGGCTGGACCTGCTGCGCGAGGCCGACGCCATCGCCCGCGAGGAGCTGACCGCCGCCGGTCTGGACCGCGACATCTGGCAGTGCCCGGTGGTGCTGCTCGCCGACGTCCGCTCCGTCGGAGTGCAGGGCGACGGCCGCACCTACGGCCACCCGATCGTGCTCCGCCCGGTGTCGTCCGAGGACGCGATGACGGCGGACTGGACGCGCATGCCGTACGACGTGCTGGCGAAGATCTCGACCCGCATCACCAACGAGGTCGCCGACGTCAACCGCGTCGTCCTCGATGTGACGTCGAAGCCGCCGGGCACCATCGAGTGGGAGTGA
- a CDS encoding Uma2 family endonuclease — protein MSAEISHHWPVPPHEGYTVEDLLTLPDLPPHTELIDGSLVFVSPQRYFHSLAVDLLVQGLRSTAPPELKVRREMTVVLDKRNGPEPDVSVVRAAAARSREQTYFQVRDVLLAVEVVSPDSEARDTDTKPHKYAGAGIPYFWRVDMAADERPVVHAFELDEEARVYVPGGTFRDRLKVSVPFGIDIDLAGIDRF, from the coding sequence ATGAGCGCAGAGATCTCGCACCACTGGCCGGTGCCACCGCATGAGGGCTACACCGTGGAGGACCTGCTCACCCTGCCAGATCTCCCGCCGCACACCGAGCTGATCGACGGGAGCCTGGTCTTCGTGAGTCCGCAGCGCTACTTCCACAGCCTCGCGGTCGACCTGCTGGTGCAGGGTCTGCGGAGCACGGCGCCGCCCGAGTTGAAGGTCCGCCGGGAGATGACCGTAGTGCTCGACAAGCGCAACGGCCCCGAGCCGGATGTCTCGGTGGTCCGTGCCGCCGCCGCGCGGAGCCGGGAGCAGACCTACTTCCAGGTCAGGGACGTGCTGCTGGCGGTCGAGGTGGTCTCGCCGGACTCCGAGGCGCGCGACACCGACACCAAGCCGCACAAGTACGCGGGCGCGGGCATCCCGTACTTCTGGCGCGTCGACATGGCCGCCGACGAGCGGCCGGTGGTGCATGCCTTCGAACTCGACGAGGAGGCGCGGGTCTATGTGCCGGGCGGCACGTTCCGCGACCGGCTCAAGGTCTCCGTCCCCTTCGGCATCGACATCGATCTCGCGGGCATCGACCGCTTCTGA
- a CDS encoding cupin domain-containing protein, whose protein sequence is MTQPASPLVELLGLEPHVEGGWFRETWRTEGSTTPPGYPGERAYATGIYFLLHPGERSRPHRVRSDEVWLWHRGGPLRLCLAGTGEAPDGSATTLVLGPGVESGERPQLLVPAGTWQSAEPAGDEPVLVSCVVSPGFHYEDFTLEEG, encoded by the coding sequence ATGACGCAACCGGCTTCCCCACTCGTCGAGCTGCTCGGCCTGGAACCGCACGTCGAGGGCGGATGGTTCCGCGAGACGTGGCGTACGGAGGGCTCGACCACCCCGCCCGGCTATCCCGGCGAGCGCGCCTACGCCACCGGGATCTACTTCCTGCTCCACCCGGGCGAACGCTCCCGCCCGCACCGGGTCCGCTCCGACGAGGTGTGGCTCTGGCACCGCGGCGGGCCGCTCCGGCTGTGTCTGGCCGGCACCGGAGAGGCGCCGGACGGCTCCGCCACGACCCTGGTCCTGGGCCCCGGCGTCGAGTCCGGCGAACGGCCCCAGCTCCTGGTCCCGGCGGGCACCTGGCAGTCCGCCGAACCGGCGGGCGACGAGCCGGTCCTGGTGAGCTGCGTGGTGTCGCCGGGGTTCCACTACGAGGACTTCACGCTGGAGGAGGGGTGA
- a CDS encoding DoxX family membrane protein — protein MTHVYRTTATYASDDVSTDWKERAARFSLLPLRLFLGVTFIYAGLDKLFDSAFLSATGTGSIGELMSTVRNSSAVPALVDMALKSPEGFGYAMAFGELAVGLGTLLGLLARLAALGGALISLSLWLTVSWQTEPYYYGNDLAYLVAWLPLVLAGAAVFSLDAAIAERRRRSR, from the coding sequence ATGACGCATGTGTACCGGACGACGGCGACGTACGCGTCCGACGACGTGAGCACCGACTGGAAGGAGCGCGCGGCGCGGTTCTCGCTGCTGCCGCTGCGGCTGTTCCTCGGAGTGACCTTCATCTACGCGGGGCTGGACAAGCTCTTCGACAGCGCGTTCCTCTCCGCGACCGGGACCGGCTCGATCGGCGAGCTGATGAGCACCGTGCGGAACAGCTCCGCCGTCCCCGCGCTCGTGGACATGGCCCTGAAGAGCCCCGAGGGCTTCGGTTACGCGATGGCCTTCGGTGAACTGGCCGTCGGCCTCGGCACCCTGCTGGGACTCCTCGCGCGGCTGGCCGCCCTCGGCGGTGCGCTGATCTCGCTGAGCCTGTGGCTGACCGTCAGCTGGCAGACCGAGCCGTACTACTACGGGAACGACCTGGCCTACCTGGTCGCCTGGCTGCCGCTGGTGCTCGCCGGCGCCGCCGTGTTCTCGCTGGACGCGGCCATCGCGGAACGGCGCCGGCGGAGCCGGTAG
- a CDS encoding PspC domain-containing protein — MTQPTAPPTAPPPEHRLPPALLRRTARHKVAGGVCGGLGRYCDVDPVIFRIAMGVLSVTGGIGLIFYGFAWLLIPLEGEEENEARRALSGRVDGAALVAVLLALLGCGLFLSMLGNDGTLAFSALLSLAVAGAAVWSRRRTTAAPEGGPPEGVSAHAVAEAPPETTAPPTPGSPSWWRDPIVKDGTTGPVATGYLWGPPDASPGAPPLPRSRWAAPAAPRPQGPRGIAGIVFLLALAAGGLGTGLSWESQPLGTSLQIGLACALAVFGLGLVAGSLLGRIGGGTILLSLVTAGLLAGASVLPEEIGTRWVRTEWRPATAAAVAPRYELGSGTATLDLSRVAVPPRRTVSTTAEVGAGRLRVVVPADATVRIRARAAVGDIRLPGDPVREVDVAPDRDRTHTLAPPAGAEPAGTLDLDLAVALGQLEVTRAAS; from the coding sequence ATGACCCAGCCGACCGCCCCGCCGACCGCGCCGCCGCCGGAACACCGGTTGCCGCCCGCGCTGCTGCGCCGGACCGCGCGGCACAAGGTCGCCGGCGGCGTCTGCGGCGGGCTCGGCCGGTACTGCGACGTCGACCCGGTGATCTTCCGTATCGCCATGGGCGTGCTGTCGGTGACCGGCGGCATCGGCCTGATCTTCTACGGCTTCGCGTGGCTGCTCATCCCGCTGGAGGGCGAGGAGGAGAACGAGGCACGGCGCGCCCTGTCCGGCCGGGTCGACGGGGCCGCCCTGGTGGCCGTGCTGCTGGCGCTGCTCGGCTGCGGGCTGTTCCTGTCGATGCTGGGCAACGACGGGACGCTCGCGTTCTCGGCACTGCTGTCGCTCGCCGTCGCGGGCGCCGCCGTGTGGTCGCGGCGGCGTACCACGGCCGCCCCGGAGGGCGGGCCGCCGGAAGGGGTGAGCGCGCACGCCGTGGCGGAGGCCCCGCCGGAGACCACGGCACCCCCGACGCCCGGCAGCCCCTCCTGGTGGCGCGACCCGATCGTCAAGGACGGCACCACCGGGCCGGTGGCGACCGGCTACCTGTGGGGCCCACCGGACGCGTCGCCGGGCGCCCCGCCGCTCCCCAGGAGCCGGTGGGCCGCCCCCGCCGCACCCCGGCCCCAGGGCCCGCGCGGCATCGCCGGGATCGTCTTCCTGCTGGCCCTGGCCGCGGGCGGTCTGGGCACCGGGCTGTCCTGGGAGTCACAGCCGCTCGGCACCAGTCTGCAGATCGGGCTGGCCTGCGCGCTGGCCGTGTTCGGGCTCGGTCTGGTGGCCGGCAGTCTCCTCGGCCGGATCGGCGGCGGCACGATCCTGCTGTCCCTGGTCACCGCCGGGCTGCTGGCCGGTGCCTCGGTACTGCCCGAGGAGATCGGCACCCGGTGGGTACGGACGGAGTGGCGGCCCGCGACGGCCGCCGCCGTCGCGCCGCGGTACGAGCTGGGCTCGGGCACGGCCACGCTCGACCTCAGCCGGGTGGCCGTGCCGCCGCGGCGGACGGTGAGCACCACCGCGGAGGTCGGTGCCGGCCGGCTGCGGGTGGTGGTGCCCGCTGACGCCACCGTGCGGATCCGGGCGCGCGCGGCGGTCGGTGACATCCGGCTGCCGGGCGATCCGGTGCGCGAAGTGGACGTCGCCCCGGACAGGGACCGTACGCATACGCTCGCTCCGCCCGCCGGTGCGGAGCCGGCCGGCACGCTCGACCTCGATCTGGCGGTCGCGCTCGGACAGCTGGAGGTCACCCGTGCTGCGTCATGA